In Penaeus vannamei isolate JL-2024 chromosome 4, ASM4276789v1, whole genome shotgun sequence, a single window of DNA contains:
- the LOC113819035 gene encoding RUN and FYVE domain-containing protein 2 isoform X1: MLDSDSVPLQHFFIVLEHVLRHGLKPKRGILGPKKELWDLFQMVEKWSYEAQDITASVRDLPTVKTHIGRARAWLRLALMQKKLADYFRLLIERRDDLLTEFYEPGALMLADEAIVIMGLLVGLNVIDCNLCVKEEDLDSQMGVIDFSLYLRNAGGEASPDDSPEQTDMTTVLDQKNYIEELNRHLNATVTDLQAKMETLTTTNALMKEDLAIAKNSILHLQEDNDRLRKDKGLPTQQQQEQLDREAKKASRISVIGCEEEMQDLKQQLEEESAHRKQVERELELQIQMKAESEMAAKLLEKDIHEKQDTIISLRRQLDDIKVINLEMYKKLQECESSLKQKTELIGRLEAKAAEMAETIRNLEAQYVFQGPQSSNDPSQVGHRARSKSYYGSVSNNEGDEKEEGEGHKAVGKSLSMSELQNRATGDL; the protein is encoded by the exons ATGTTGGATTCAGATTCTGTGCCTCTGCAGCATTTCTTTATCGTCTTAGAACATGTTTTACGCCATGGGCTCAAGCCTAAACGA gGTATCTTAGGACCAAAGAAGGAATTGTGGGACCTCTTCCAAATGGTTGAAAAATGGAGTTATGAAGCGCAAGACATCACAGCCAGTGTACGTGATTTACCAACTGTCAA AACCCATATTGGGAGGGCACGAGCCTGGCTTCGCTTAGCCTTAATGCAGAAGAAACTGGCTGATTATTTCCGGCTCCTGATTGAGAGACGGGATGACCTACTCACAGAATTTTATGAGCCTGGGGCCCTCATGCTAGCAGATGAAGCCATTGTCATTATGGGCCTCTTGGTCGGACTGAATGTCATTGACTGTAATTTATGTGTAAAG GAAGAAGATTTAGACAGCCAAATGGGTGTCATAGACTTTTCTTTGTATCTCCGAAATGCTGGAGGAGAAGCCAGCCCTGATGACAGTCCCGAACAGACAGACATGACAACCGTATTGGACCAGAAAAATTACATAGAAGAGCTTAATCGCCACCTGAA tgCTACAGTCACAGATCTACAAGCAAAAATGGAGACTCTTACCACCACAAATGCACTGATGAAAGAGGACCTGGCCATTGCAAAAAACTCAATATTGCATTTGCAAGAAGATAATGATCGTCTGCGTAAGGACAAGGGGCTACCAACTCAGCAACAACAAGAGCAGTTAGATAGGGAG GCCAAGAAAGCTAGTCGCATTAGTGTCATTGGTTGTGAGGAAGAAATGCAGGACCTGAAACAACAGCTGGAGGAAGAAAGTGCTCATAGGAAACAGGTTGAGAGAGAACTTGAACTCCAGATTCAGATGAAAGCTGAGAGTGAGATGGCAGCAAAGTTGTTGGAGAAGGACATTCATGAAAAGCAGGACACCATCATTTCCCTACGACGGCAGTTGGATGATATCAAAGTCATCAATTTGGAGATGTACAAGAAATTGCAG GAATGTGAGAGCTCATTAAAACAGAAAACTGAACTCATCGGTCGACTGGAGGCCAAGGCAGCTGAAATGGCAGAGACCATACGCAATTTGGAGGCACAGTATGTATTCCAAGGTCCCCAGTCTTCTAATGATCCCTCACAAGTAGGGCACAGAGCTCGGTCCAAGTCATATTATGGGTCAGTGTccaataatgaaggtgatgagaaggaggaaggagagggacataAAGCAGTTGGGAAATCTTTGAGCATGTCGGAGCTTCAAAACAGGGCAACTGGTGACTTGTGA
- the LOC113819035 gene encoding RUN and FYVE domain-containing protein 2 isoform X2, translated as MLDSDSVPLQHFFIVLEHVLRHGLKPKRGILGPKKELWDLFQMVEKWSYEAQDITASVRDLPTVKTHIGRARAWLRLALMQKKLADYFRLLIERRDDLLTEFYEPGALMLADEAIVIMGLLVGLNVIDCNLCVKEEDLDSQMGVIDFSLYLRNAGGEASPDDSPEQTDMTTVLDQKNYIEELNRHLNATVTDLQAKMETLTTTNALMKEDLAIAKNSILHLQEDNDRLRKDKGLPTQQQQEQLDREAKKASRISVIGCEEEMQDLKQQLEEESAHRKQVERELELQIQMKAESEMAAKLLEKDIHEKQDTIISLRRQLDDIKVINLEMYKKLQECEQEIFEKGMMVERLQEKTSKISSMLINLQNSEALSFHSSSTSHAQQK; from the exons ATGTTGGATTCAGATTCTGTGCCTCTGCAGCATTTCTTTATCGTCTTAGAACATGTTTTACGCCATGGGCTCAAGCCTAAACGA gGTATCTTAGGACCAAAGAAGGAATTGTGGGACCTCTTCCAAATGGTTGAAAAATGGAGTTATGAAGCGCAAGACATCACAGCCAGTGTACGTGATTTACCAACTGTCAA AACCCATATTGGGAGGGCACGAGCCTGGCTTCGCTTAGCCTTAATGCAGAAGAAACTGGCTGATTATTTCCGGCTCCTGATTGAGAGACGGGATGACCTACTCACAGAATTTTATGAGCCTGGGGCCCTCATGCTAGCAGATGAAGCCATTGTCATTATGGGCCTCTTGGTCGGACTGAATGTCATTGACTGTAATTTATGTGTAAAG GAAGAAGATTTAGACAGCCAAATGGGTGTCATAGACTTTTCTTTGTATCTCCGAAATGCTGGAGGAGAAGCCAGCCCTGATGACAGTCCCGAACAGACAGACATGACAACCGTATTGGACCAGAAAAATTACATAGAAGAGCTTAATCGCCACCTGAA tgCTACAGTCACAGATCTACAAGCAAAAATGGAGACTCTTACCACCACAAATGCACTGATGAAAGAGGACCTGGCCATTGCAAAAAACTCAATATTGCATTTGCAAGAAGATAATGATCGTCTGCGTAAGGACAAGGGGCTACCAACTCAGCAACAACAAGAGCAGTTAGATAGGGAG GCCAAGAAAGCTAGTCGCATTAGTGTCATTGGTTGTGAGGAAGAAATGCAGGACCTGAAACAACAGCTGGAGGAAGAAAGTGCTCATAGGAAACAGGTTGAGAGAGAACTTGAACTCCAGATTCAGATGAAAGCTGAGAGTGAGATGGCAGCAAAGTTGTTGGAGAAGGACATTCATGAAAAGCAGGACACCATCATTTCCCTACGACGGCAGTTGGATGATATCAAAGTCATCAATTTGGAGATGTACAAGAAATTGCAG GAGTGTGAACAGGAAATTTTCGAAAAGGGCATGATGGTGGAGCGTCTGCAAGAGAAAACCTCAAAAATTAGTAGCATGCTTATAAATCTCCAAAATTCTGAGGCCCTTTCTTTTCATAGTTCATCCACAAGTCATGCCCAACAAAAATGA